In Spirosoma aureum, a single genomic region encodes these proteins:
- a CDS encoding SCP2 sterol-binding domain-containing protein, protein MTLQELTDQIRTKATHADSLNATAKLVTDQGVVYIDATQSPVVVSNDDKPADCDLHVSVDNLVKMGTGDLNPMMAFMTGKLKVKGDMGIAMKMGQVMA, encoded by the coding sequence ATGACTTTGCAAGAACTAACGGATCAAATCCGAACCAAAGCTACCCACGCCGACAGCCTTAATGCTACGGCAAAGCTCGTAACCGATCAGGGCGTTGTTTATATCGATGCAACTCAATCACCTGTAGTTGTCTCCAACGACGATAAACCCGCCGATTGCGACCTTCATGTCAGCGTGGATAATCTGGTAAAAATGGGTACTGGCGACCTCAATCCGATGATGGCCTTTATGACCGGCAAGCTCAAAGTAAAAGGCGATATGGGTATTGCCATGAAAATGGGGCAGGTAATGGCCTAA
- a CDS encoding Gfo/Idh/MocA family protein produces the protein MASDQTTSRRKFLQGSALATASFFIVPRHVLGGKRPDGSRVIAPSDKLNMAAVGCGGKADVNIRLAYNNGSDNFVALCDVDDRQSKKFRTQFPNAPYFQDYREMFDKAGKTFDAVIVSTPDHMHAPIAMAAMQLGKHVYVEKPLTHDIYEARMLTEAARKYKVVTQMGNQGSSGDATRIIETAIQEKMIGHVHTVYCWTNRPVWPQGVRSPKDKGESQPVPPEVNWPLWLGTAPNRDYHEAYMPTRWRGYWDFGTGALGDMGCHFMDVPFRALKLKYPTSVECSVGSVYSDFFKEAFYDDVCPPSSAIHLTFPSDDRKVKEIKFSWFDGGIRPQVPEGVEYSDMFRSIDGGMLFIGTKGMLVGGLFGNDPKLLPVDKFANKELPKPEKPLVEGKTEGHQQQWVKACKQGYGAYTSSSFDEAGPLAETVLMGNLATRSYLAREDGKFTGRKKLLWDGENMKITNFDYANQFVRRQYNGGYTL, from the coding sequence ATGGCCTCTGACCAGACTACTTCTCGCCGTAAATTTCTGCAGGGCAGCGCCCTTGCCACAGCCAGTTTCTTTATTGTACCCCGCCACGTTTTAGGAGGAAAACGACCCGATGGATCACGGGTTATCGCGCCGTCTGACAAGCTCAACATGGCGGCTGTGGGCTGTGGTGGCAAGGCCGACGTGAACATCAGGCTAGCCTACAACAACGGTTCCGACAATTTTGTGGCCTTATGCGATGTCGATGATCGCCAGTCAAAAAAATTCCGGACTCAATTTCCCAACGCGCCTTATTTTCAGGACTACCGCGAAATGTTCGACAAAGCGGGTAAAACGTTCGATGCGGTTATTGTGAGCACACCCGACCACATGCACGCTCCGATCGCGATGGCTGCCATGCAACTCGGCAAACATGTTTACGTCGAGAAACCACTGACGCACGACATCTATGAAGCCCGGATGCTGACCGAAGCAGCCCGCAAATACAAAGTTGTGACCCAGATGGGTAATCAGGGTAGCTCGGGAGATGCCACACGGATCATCGAAACGGCAATTCAGGAAAAAATGATTGGCCATGTTCATACGGTTTATTGCTGGACGAACCGCCCGGTCTGGCCGCAGGGTGTCCGGTCGCCAAAAGACAAAGGAGAGTCGCAGCCAGTGCCACCCGAAGTGAACTGGCCCTTATGGCTCGGCACCGCGCCCAACCGCGACTATCATGAAGCGTATATGCCCACGCGCTGGCGAGGCTACTGGGATTTCGGAACGGGGGCACTCGGCGATATGGGCTGCCATTTTATGGACGTGCCATTCCGTGCGCTGAAACTCAAATATCCCACCTCGGTAGAGTGCAGTGTAGGCTCGGTCTATTCCGATTTTTTCAAGGAAGCGTTCTATGATGACGTATGCCCGCCTTCATCAGCCATTCACCTGACGTTTCCGTCGGATGACCGCAAGGTGAAAGAAATTAAATTCTCCTGGTTTGATGGCGGTATTCGTCCGCAAGTACCCGAGGGTGTTGAGTACAGCGACATGTTCCGCAGTATAGACGGGGGCATGCTGTTCATTGGCACCAAAGGGATGCTGGTGGGTGGATTATTCGGGAATGATCCGAAGCTACTCCCGGTCGACAAATTTGCGAACAAAGAATTACCTAAACCCGAAAAGCCGCTGGTTGAAGGCAAAACGGAAGGACATCAGCAACAGTGGGTCAAAGCCTGCAAACAAGGATACGGCGCTTACACGTCCTCTTCGTTCGATGAAGCGGGTCCGTTGGCCGAAACGGTACTGATGGGCAATCTGGCAACCCGTTCTTATCTGGCCCGCGAAGATGGTAAGTTCACGGGTCGCAAAAAACTCCTCTGGGATGGCGAGAACATGAAAATCACCAATTTCGACTATGCCAACCAGTTCGTACGGCGGCAGTATAATGGAGGTTATACTCTATAA
- a CDS encoding sensor histidine kinase, with protein MKHSQFRLLWLLCGCLMVCRLMGQPLNSQPVVVLQGNHDQVSLRGSLAYFQDSLGNRGIQDVITPTIAPAFQPVTTPVPNFGYVTGIKSAKPVWLRFKLSNASDQTQNWLAEIDFWCFDELQLFLVDEQNQVLSTSPIIGWKTPVAKRPLNHRHYWFPFTLSGHQNATAYLRILKHRGTQIVPVELVRASAYDSLLQKSYLFWGGVLFTLVFVAIMNVIFFLITLDRIYSKYIFCLLGLVGFFIINDGFMNQFAFEEQFWLPRQNVYFLFPLILFYSQLLFVRTFLPLVNTPSHRWHKVGTIVLWCGVFCLIALTIERFTPYSALLELILVRIFSVFYWFPMPVIGAYIVVSIVRKYHVKEAWLYLIAVLPFYALNLGQVFANFGMLPTYEPVANFAYYAPAALFEVLVLTVGLAYRYKMNRDQTERLIKEQTIQQERTYEAEVQTLAMKNSLLIEKERIARDLHDNVGAHLAFVVTNLTHISDQAEKQPRMNGRQWADQLRTIVSYTREAVKLLRETIWAIHQESFTVEEFSERLNQYINRYVHETDGLHVDVVVTGSQAQRLTSTQVLNLFRIVQEALNNVIKHAFATQATVHLQIRPGGHINLRIHDNGRGFTWANGAVSEQHYGLRNMQTRAEELGGTFRVFAEDGTTVEVEV; from the coding sequence ATGAAACATTCCCAATTCAGGCTATTATGGCTGCTATGTGGTTGTCTGATGGTATGCCGCCTGATGGGGCAGCCGTTAAACAGTCAGCCGGTTGTCGTTTTGCAGGGGAATCATGATCAGGTTTCTCTTCGGGGAAGTCTGGCCTATTTTCAGGATTCGCTGGGAAACAGAGGTATTCAGGATGTTATTACACCCACCATAGCGCCCGCCTTTCAGCCTGTTACAACACCCGTTCCCAACTTTGGCTATGTGACGGGTATAAAATCGGCCAAGCCGGTTTGGTTACGATTTAAACTCTCGAATGCATCGGATCAGACCCAGAACTGGCTGGCCGAAATCGATTTCTGGTGTTTCGACGAACTTCAGCTCTTTTTAGTCGACGAGCAAAATCAGGTTCTTTCAACCTCACCCATCATTGGCTGGAAAACACCGGTTGCCAAACGCCCCTTAAACCATAGGCACTACTGGTTTCCATTTACGCTATCCGGGCATCAGAACGCAACCGCATACCTGCGTATTCTTAAACATCGGGGCACGCAAATTGTCCCCGTCGAGCTCGTGCGGGCGTCGGCCTATGATTCTCTTCTTCAGAAAAGCTATCTGTTCTGGGGCGGTGTGTTGTTTACACTGGTCTTCGTAGCGATTATGAATGTCATTTTTTTTCTGATTACCCTCGACCGCATTTATTCGAAATATATTTTCTGTTTGCTGGGCCTTGTTGGTTTTTTTATCATCAACGATGGGTTCATGAATCAATTTGCCTTTGAGGAACAGTTCTGGCTGCCCCGACAAAATGTCTATTTTCTGTTCCCGCTCATTCTTTTCTATTCGCAACTGCTATTTGTCCGAACGTTTCTTCCGCTAGTTAATACACCATCCCATCGCTGGCACAAAGTCGGAACAATCGTTTTGTGGTGTGGCGTTTTCTGCCTGATCGCGCTGACTATCGAACGATTTACGCCCTACTCTGCCTTACTGGAGCTTATTCTGGTTCGAATTTTTTCCGTTTTTTACTGGTTCCCCATGCCTGTTATTGGCGCTTATATCGTGGTGAGTATCGTCCGAAAATACCACGTAAAAGAAGCCTGGCTGTATCTCATAGCAGTCTTACCGTTTTATGCGCTGAATCTTGGACAGGTGTTTGCCAATTTCGGCATGCTGCCAACCTACGAGCCCGTTGCCAATTTTGCTTATTATGCTCCAGCCGCCCTGTTCGAGGTGCTGGTATTGACCGTCGGGCTGGCGTATCGCTACAAAATGAACCGTGATCAGACCGAGCGACTCATCAAAGAACAAACGATCCAGCAGGAACGAACCTACGAAGCCGAGGTTCAGACGCTGGCCATGAAAAATAGCTTACTGATTGAAAAAGAACGCATTGCCCGCGACCTCCACGACAATGTAGGCGCCCATCTGGCCTTTGTCGTTACCAATCTTACTCACATCAGTGATCAGGCTGAGAAACAGCCCCGAATGAACGGGCGTCAGTGGGCCGACCAGCTACGCACCATTGTGAGCTACACACGCGAAGCGGTTAAACTCCTGCGCGAAACCATCTGGGCCATTCATCAGGAAAGCTTTACGGTCGAGGAATTTTCGGAACGGCTTAATCAGTATATCAACCGCTATGTTCACGAAACCGACGGCCTGCATGTCGATGTGGTGGTCACCGGGTCGCAGGCACAGCGGCTAACCTCGACGCAGGTTCTGAATCTGTTCCGAATTGTTCAGGAAGCACTCAACAACGTAATCAAACACGCCTTCGCCACGCAGGCAACAGTTCACCTACAAATTCGACCCGGCGGGCATATCAAC